CCAAGGCGAGCGTGCGGGGCTCCGGCGCATCGCGACGGTTGCGTTTGCCGAGCCGGGTGGCAACGGACTCGTTGAGGGTATCGGCTGCCGTGATGTCGCGATCTTCGCGCTCCACGCGGCCACCGGGGAAGACAAACTTGTCCGGCATGAAACGCAGGCTGGCATTGCGCCGACCCATCAGGACGCGCGGAACGGATTGGGTCGTATCGACAAGGATGAGACTGGAAGCCGCTTTCGGCTTGACGGATCGCGTGGACGAAATAATCGGCGCAGAGACGCCGTCAGCCATTCGGCACGGCGCCCGCCGAAGATGCGTCCGGCGCTGAGTCAAATCCGTGCATGCGCAACGCCCATTGATAGCCGATGAGGCCGCCCTTGAATGCCGGCAGCAGGATCAGCGACATGGCGACGGTCAGTAGCGGCCACAGGATCATCTGATAGAGAATCGGAAAATCCGGGAACATTGTATCGGCCGAAAGCATCATCGCGCCGATGATGTGGCCGACGACGAGGATCGTCAGATAGGGTGGCGCGTCGTCAGCCCGCTGATGAAACAATTCGGTGTTGCAGACCGCGCACCGGTCGTTGACCTTGAGATATTTGCTGTAGAGCGCACCCTTGCCGCAGGAGGGGCAATGGCCGGAAAATCCGCGCCGGATTGCGAGCCATGCATTTCGCTTGGGCCGTGCGAAGCTATCGTCGAGCGAGGCTTTGCCGCCAGAGAGGGGCACAATGGACATATTT
This Methylovirgula sp. DNA region includes the following protein-coding sequences:
- a CDS encoding DUF983 domain-containing protein, producing the protein MSIVPLSGGKASLDDSFARPKRNAWLAIRRGFSGHCPSCGKGALYSKYLKVNDRCAVCNTELFHQRADDAPPYLTILVVGHIIGAMMLSADTMFPDFPILYQMILWPLLTVAMSLILLPAFKGGLIGYQWALRMHGFDSAPDASSAGAVPNG